The following coding sequences lie in one Streptomyces venezuelae genomic window:
- a CDS encoding UDP-glucose dehydrogenase family protein has translation MALKITVIGTGYLGATHAAAMAELGFEVLGLDVVPEKIEMLQRGEVPMYEPGLEELLRKHVAGIEGASGRLRFTMDWAEVADFGDVHFICVNTPQKHGEYACDMSYVDNALESLAKHLTKPSLVVGKSTVPVGSADRLASRLAELAPAGDEVELAWNPEFLREGFAVDDTLHPDRIVVGVRSERAEKLLREVYAAPVGEGSPFVVTDFPTAELVKTSANSFLATKISFINAMAEVCEAAGGDVVKLAEALGHDDRIGKKFLRAGIGFGGGCLPKDIRAFMARAGELGADQALTFLREIDSINMRRRGQMVEMAREALGGGSFLGKRVAVLGATFKPDSDDVRDSPALNVAGQIHLQGGQVTVYDPKGMENARRLFPTLGYADTALDAVHGADVVLHLTEWREFRELDPAELAAAAASPLILDGRNALDPETWRAAGWTYRAMGRPAA, from the coding sequence ATGGCCCTCAAGATCACCGTGATCGGTACCGGCTATCTCGGCGCCACACACGCCGCGGCCATGGCCGAGCTCGGTTTCGAGGTGCTGGGGCTCGACGTGGTGCCGGAGAAGATCGAGATGCTCCAGCGGGGCGAGGTCCCCATGTACGAGCCCGGTCTCGAGGAGCTGCTGCGCAAGCACGTCGCGGGCATCGAGGGCGCCAGCGGGCGGCTGCGCTTCACGATGGACTGGGCGGAGGTCGCGGACTTCGGCGACGTCCACTTCATCTGCGTGAACACCCCGCAGAAGCACGGCGAGTACGCGTGCGACATGTCGTACGTCGACAACGCCCTGGAGTCCCTCGCCAAGCACCTCACCAAGCCCTCCCTGGTCGTCGGCAAGTCCACCGTCCCGGTCGGCAGCGCGGACCGTCTCGCGTCCCGCCTCGCGGAGCTCGCCCCCGCGGGCGACGAGGTCGAGCTGGCCTGGAACCCCGAGTTCCTGCGCGAGGGCTTCGCCGTCGACGACACGCTGCACCCCGACCGGATCGTCGTCGGCGTGCGCAGCGAGCGCGCGGAGAAGCTCCTGCGCGAGGTGTACGCGGCGCCCGTCGGCGAGGGCTCGCCGTTCGTCGTCACGGACTTCCCGACCGCCGAGCTCGTCAAGACCTCCGCGAACTCGTTCCTCGCCACGAAGATCTCCTTCATCAACGCCATGGCCGAGGTCTGCGAGGCCGCGGGCGGCGACGTCGTGAAGCTCGCGGAGGCCCTCGGCCACGACGACCGGATCGGCAAGAAGTTCCTGCGCGCCGGCATCGGCTTCGGCGGCGGCTGCCTGCCCAAGGACATCCGCGCGTTCATGGCACGCGCGGGCGAGCTCGGCGCGGACCAGGCCCTGACGTTCCTGCGCGAGATCGACTCCATCAACATGCGGCGCCGCGGCCAGATGGTCGAGATGGCGCGCGAGGCGCTCGGCGGCGGGTCCTTCCTCGGCAAGCGGGTCGCGGTCCTCGGCGCCACGTTCAAGCCGGACTCGGACGACGTTCGCGACTCCCCGGCCCTCAACGTCGCCGGCCAGATCCACCTCCAGGGCGGCCAGGTGACCGTCTACGACCCCAAGGGCATGGAGAACGCCCGCAGGCTGTTCCCCACCCTCGGGTACGCGGACACGGCCCTGGACGCCGTCCACGGCGCCGACGTCGTCCTGCACCTCACCGAGTGGCGCGAGTTCCGCGAGCTCGACCCGGCGGAGCTCGCCGCCGCCGCGGCCTCCCCGCTCATCCTGGACGGCCGCAACGCCCTGGACCCCGAGACGTGGCGCGCCGCGGGCTGGACGTACCGCGCGATGGGCAGGCCCGCCGCCTGA
- a CDS encoding dipeptidase, with translation MADLQEEFSPTAEAGALDQALVPPDPVPDPTDPATATAPGPETVRCASPADRARALLAAHPVADGYSGLPWALRELPWHDFETGDSGLEGDVPRLRAGRVGAQFWSVHVPDGPSGDRTVRTTLEQIDLVKHVVATHSDDLRLARNASETADARNCGRIATLIGPARGAALGDSLGTLRALHSLGLCVVTLCGTSWAGEGGLTPFGEEVVREMNRLGVLADLSGASEVTARRVLAVSKAPVVFMRSGARALYDHPANLSDGLLAAVGAAKGLVLVPLAVGRTGPTVRTVADHLDHVRRVAGPECVGISGTHDTLEPHPEGLADPSGHPRLIAELVERGWPEADVALLTWGNVQRALRGADFTARATRERRSASTATIDRLDG, from the coding sequence TCAGCCCCACCGCCGAAGCGGGGGCGCTCGACCAGGCCCTCGTCCCGCCCGACCCCGTGCCCGACCCCACCGACCCCGCGACCGCGACCGCGCCGGGACCGGAGACCGTCCGCTGCGCGTCCCCCGCGGACCGGGCCCGCGCCCTGCTCGCCGCCCACCCCGTCGCCGACGGCTACAGCGGCCTGCCGTGGGCCCTGCGCGAGCTGCCCTGGCACGACTTCGAGACCGGCGACAGCGGCCTGGAGGGCGACGTGCCGCGGCTGCGCGCCGGCCGGGTCGGCGCGCAGTTCTGGTCGGTGCACGTGCCCGACGGGCCGAGCGGCGACCGCACCGTCCGCACGACGCTCGAACAGATCGACCTCGTCAAGCACGTCGTCGCCACCCACTCCGACGACCTGCGGCTCGCCCGCAACGCGTCGGAGACCGCCGACGCCCGCAACTGCGGCCGCATCGCCACCCTGATCGGCCCGGCCCGTGGCGCCGCGCTCGGCGACTCGCTGGGCACGCTGCGGGCGCTGCACAGCCTGGGCCTGTGCGTGGTCACGCTCTGCGGGACGTCGTGGGCGGGCGAGGGCGGTCTGACGCCGTTCGGCGAGGAGGTCGTCAGGGAGATGAACCGGCTCGGGGTCCTCGCGGACCTGTCCGGCGCCTCCGAGGTGACGGCGCGGCGGGTCCTCGCCGTCTCCAAGGCCCCGGTGGTCTTCATGCGCTCGGGGGCCCGCGCCCTGTACGACCATCCGGCGAACCTCTCCGACGGTCTCCTCGCGGCGGTGGGCGCCGCCAAGGGCCTGGTCCTCGTCCCGCTCGCCGTGGGGCGGACGGGGCCCACGGTGCGCACGGTGGCGGACCACCTCGACCACGTGCGGCGGGTCGCGGGTCCGGAGTGCGTCGGGATCTCCGGCACGCACGACACGCTGGAGCCGCACCCGGAGGGCCTCGCGGACCCGTCGGGTCACCCGCGGCTGATCGCGGAGCTCGTCGAACGCGGCTGGCCCGAGGCCGACGTGGCGCTGCTCACCTGGGGCAACGTGCAACGCGCCCTGCGCGGGGCGGACTTCACCGCGCGGGCCACGCGGGAGCGGCGCTCCGCGTCGACGGCGACGATAGACCGACTGGACGGGTGA
- a CDS encoding VOC family protein: MTEPIARLRNVVLDCPDPRALAEFYAALIGGTIEEDGDWIDLVSPGRVKVSFQKVEDLRPPEWPRSDVNAQQVHLDLDAGRTVEEIDAAQEKVLALGATPLDLDDDNGRRDFRVYADPAGHPFCLCKIP, encoded by the coding sequence ATGACAGAACCCATCGCCCGCCTGCGCAACGTGGTCCTGGACTGCCCGGACCCGCGCGCACTCGCCGAGTTCTACGCCGCCCTCATCGGCGGCACCATCGAAGAGGACGGGGACTGGATCGACCTCGTGTCGCCCGGCCGCGTCAAGGTGTCGTTCCAGAAGGTCGAGGACCTGCGCCCGCCGGAGTGGCCGCGCTCCGACGTCAACGCGCAGCAGGTCCACCTGGACCTGGACGCGGGACGCACCGTCGAGGAGATCGACGCCGCCCAGGAGAAGGTGCTCGCGCTCGGCGCGACCCCCCTCGACCTGGACGACGACAACGGCAGGCGCGACTTCCGCGTCTACGCCGACCCCGCGGGGCACCCGTTCTGCCTCTGCAAGATCCCCTGA
- a CDS encoding acyl-CoA dehydrogenase: MAGSADFDLYRPSEEHDMLRDAIRSLAEAKIAPFAAAVDEEARFPQEALDALVANDLHAVHVPESYGGAGADALATVIVIEEVARVCASSSLIPAVNKLGSLPVILSGSEELKKKYMAPLASGEGMFSYCLSEPDAGSDAAGMKTKAVRDGDFWVLNGVKRWITNAGVSEYYTVMAVTDPEKRSKGISAFVVEKGDEGVSFGAPEKKLGIKGSPTREVYLDNVRIPADRMIGAEGTGFATAMKTLDHTRITIAAQALGIAQGALDYAKGYVKERKQFGKPIADFQGIQFMLADMAMKIEAARQLTYAAAAKSERGDKDLTFQGAAAKCFASDVAMEVTTDAVQLLGGYGYTRDYPVERMMRDAKITQIYEGTNQVQRIVMARNLP; encoded by the coding sequence TTGGCCGGATCGGCTGATTTCGACCTGTACCGCCCGTCCGAGGAGCACGACATGCTCCGCGACGCGATCCGTTCGCTGGCCGAGGCGAAGATCGCGCCGTTCGCCGCCGCGGTGGACGAGGAGGCGCGCTTCCCGCAGGAGGCCCTCGACGCCCTCGTCGCGAACGACCTGCACGCCGTGCACGTCCCGGAGAGCTACGGCGGCGCGGGCGCCGACGCGCTCGCCACGGTCATCGTCATCGAGGAAGTCGCGCGCGTGTGCGCCAGCTCCTCGCTGATCCCGGCCGTCAACAAGCTCGGCTCGCTGCCGGTCATCCTCTCCGGCTCCGAGGAGCTGAAGAAGAAGTACATGGCGCCGCTCGCCTCCGGCGAGGGCATGTTCTCGTACTGCCTCTCCGAGCCGGACGCCGGTTCGGACGCGGCGGGCATGAAGACCAAGGCCGTGCGCGACGGCGACTTCTGGGTGCTCAACGGCGTGAAGCGCTGGATCACCAACGCGGGCGTCTCCGAGTACTACACGGTGATGGCCGTCACCGACCCGGAGAAGCGCTCCAAGGGCATCAGCGCGTTCGTCGTCGAGAAGGGCGACGAGGGCGTCTCCTTCGGTGCGCCGGAGAAGAAGCTCGGCATCAAGGGCTCCCCCACGCGCGAGGTCTACCTCGACAACGTCCGCATCCCCGCCGACCGCATGATCGGCGCGGAGGGCACGGGCTTCGCGACCGCCATGAAGACCCTGGACCACACCCGCATCACCATCGCGGCCCAGGCTCTCGGCATCGCCCAGGGCGCGCTCGACTACGCCAAGGGGTACGTGAAGGAGCGCAAGCAGTTCGGCAAGCCGATCGCCGACTTCCAGGGCATCCAGTTCATGCTCGCCGACATGGCGATGAAGATCGAGGCGGCCCGTCAGCTGACGTACGCGGCGGCGGCCAAGTCGGAGCGCGGCGACAAGGACCTCACCTTCCAGGGTGCGGCCGCGAAGTGCTTCGCCTCGGACGTGGCGATGGAGGTCACCACGGACGCGGTGCAGCTCCTCGGTGGGTACGGGTACACGCGCGACTACCCCGTCGAGCGGATGATGCGTGACGCGAAGATCACGCAGATCTACGAGGGCACGAACCAGGTCCAGCGCATCGTCATGGCCCGCAACCTGCCGTAG